One segment of Terriglobales bacterium DNA contains the following:
- a CDS encoding NADH-quinone oxidoreductase subunit J, whose protein sequence is MLHLILFFIFAAVCIAAAINLLAQSHPINSALSLIVVMGSLAVLYLLLGAEFVAAIQIIVYAGAVMVLFVFVIMLLNAGTEEHSGKSYVAWFIGIPSVIALAALVVYSLLLHQGQTGNASVSSNSMIGSVQEIAKLLFGKFLLPFEVTSVLILIAIMGAVVLAKRGDN, encoded by the coding sequence ATGTTGCATCTGATATTGTTTTTCATCTTCGCGGCGGTGTGCATAGCAGCAGCAATCAACCTGCTGGCACAGAGCCATCCCATTAACAGCGCACTTTCGCTGATTGTGGTCATGGGGTCGCTGGCGGTGCTCTACCTGCTGTTGGGCGCCGAGTTTGTGGCCGCCATCCAGATCATCGTTTATGCCGGCGCTGTCATGGTGCTGTTTGTGTTTGTCATCATGCTGCTCAACGCGGGCACAGAAGAGCACAGCGGCAAGAGCTATGTTGCCTGGTTTATCGGCATTCCGAGCGTCATCGCGCTGGCTGCGCTGGTGGTTTACAGCCTCCTGCTTCACCAGGGGCAAACTGGAAACGCTTCTGTCAGTTCGAATTCGATGATCGGCTCCGTGCAGGAGATCGCGAAGCTACTCTTCGGCAAGTTTCTGCTGCCGTTTGAGGTGACATCGGTGCTGATCCTGATCGCCATCATGGGTGCGGTTGTGCTGGCCAAGAGAGGAGACAACTAA
- the nuoK gene encoding NADH-quinone oxidoreductase subunit NuoK, whose translation MVPLSYYLGLSAVLFCLGVLGFLIRRSIITIFMSIELMLNAVNLSFVAFGAYLHTLNGQVFVFFVMVVAAAEAAVGLAIIIAVFRTRETLNVDRVNLLKL comes from the coding sequence ATGGTCCCATTGTCCTATTACCTGGGATTGAGCGCAGTTTTGTTCTGCCTGGGCGTGCTGGGCTTTCTCATCAGGCGCAGCATCATCACCATCTTCATGTCCATCGAGCTGATGCTGAACGCAGTGAACCTGTCGTTTGTTGCCTTCGGCGCCTACTTGCACACGCTGAACGGACAGGTTTTCGTCTTCTTTGTGATGGTGGTGGCTGCAGCCGAGGCCGCCGTCGGCCTCGCCATCATTATCGCCGTCTTCCGCACGCGTGAGACTTTGAACGTTGACCGGGTCAATTTGCTGAAACTATGA